A single genomic interval of uncultured Cohaesibacter sp. harbors:
- the murC gene encoding UDP-N-acetylmuramate--L-alanine ligase: MKMPQNIGPVHFVGIGGIGMSGIAEVLLKLGYTVQGSDIAEGANVVRLREKGIKVMVGHAAENIGDAQVIVVSSAIQPDNPELKEARARLLPVVRRAEMLAELMRFKSAIAVGGTHGKTTTTSLVAALLDAGGMDPTVINGGIINAYGTNARMGDGDWMVVEADESDGTFVKLPADIAVVTNIDAEHLDHYHTYDAVKDAFRAFVENVPFYGFAAMCLDHPVVQTLVGQIEDRRIVTYGTNPQADVRYKDLRSDGGISRFTVEIRDRRSGAVEEISGLTLPMPGEHNVANATAAIAVAHELEIPADAIRKGLSAFGGVKRRFTRVGSWNGIEIIDDYAHHPVEIGAVMRAARQASQGKVIAVMQPHRYSRLQNHFEDFCTCMNIADHVLVADVYPAGEKPIEGVNAEALVEGLKSHGHRGAALLGPSDRLAQRVKDLAEPGDYVVCLGAGSITTWANGLADALKALAGE, from the coding sequence ATGAAGATGCCTCAGAATATTGGTCCGGTCCATTTTGTCGGGATCGGCGGGATCGGCATGTCCGGTATTGCCGAAGTGTTGCTCAAACTCGGCTACACGGTGCAGGGCAGCGACATTGCCGAAGGGGCCAATGTGGTGCGTTTGCGCGAGAAGGGCATCAAGGTCATGGTCGGGCACGCCGCCGAGAATATCGGCGATGCGCAGGTGATTGTCGTGTCTTCGGCGATCCAGCCTGACAATCCCGAACTCAAGGAAGCCCGTGCGCGGCTTCTGCCCGTTGTGCGCCGCGCCGAGATGTTGGCCGAGCTGATGCGCTTCAAATCTGCCATTGCTGTTGGCGGCACCCATGGCAAAACGACCACCACCTCGCTGGTTGCGGCTCTGCTTGATGCGGGGGGCATGGACCCTACGGTAATCAATGGCGGCATTATCAATGCCTATGGCACCAACGCCCGCATGGGCGATGGAGACTGGATGGTGGTGGAAGCGGATGAGTCGGACGGCACCTTCGTCAAGCTGCCAGCCGACATCGCCGTTGTTACCAATATCGATGCAGAGCATCTGGACCATTATCACACCTATGATGCGGTGAAGGATGCCTTCCGGGCGTTCGTTGAAAATGTGCCTTTCTATGGCTTTGCGGCCATGTGTCTTGATCACCCGGTGGTGCAGACCCTGGTTGGGCAGATTGAAGATCGGCGGATTGTGACCTACGGCACAAACCCGCAGGCGGATGTGCGCTATAAGGATTTGCGCTCAGATGGGGGCATCAGCCGTTTTACCGTCGAGATCCGTGATCGCCGCAGTGGCGCGGTAGAAGAGATATCCGGTCTCACTCTGCCCATGCCCGGCGAGCATAATGTGGCCAATGCGACAGCGGCAATTGCTGTGGCCCATGAGCTGGAAATTCCTGCGGATGCCATCCGCAAGGGGCTTTCGGCCTTTGGTGGGGTCAAGCGGCGCTTTACCCGCGTCGGCAGCTGGAACGGCATCGAGATTATCGATGATTATGCGCACCACCCGGTGGAAATCGGCGCAGTTATGCGTGCCGCCCGACAGGCATCGCAAGGCAAGGTGATTGCTGTCATGCAACCGCATCGCTATTCGCGCCTGCAAAATCATTTCGAAGATTTCTGCACCTGCATGAATATCGCGGACCATGTGTTGGTGGCTGATGTTTATCCCGCAGGGGAAAAGCCCATCGAAGGGGTCAATGCCGAGGCTCTGGTCGAAGGCTTGAAGAGCCATGGCCATCGCGGCGCAGCTCTGCTTGGTCCGTCAGACCGGCTGGCCCAGCGTGTTAAAGATCTGGCTGAGCCGGGCGACTATGTGGTTTGCCTTGGGGCAGGCAGCATCACGACATGGGCCAACGGTCTTGCCGATGCGCTCAAGGCTCTGGCGGGAGAGTAG
- the murG gene encoding undecaprenyldiphospho-muramoylpentapeptide beta-N-acetylglucosaminyltransferase produces the protein MTKTVLLTAGGTGGHLFPAQALAHALIARGWTVHLATDGRATRYGQDFPAESIQIIPSATPSVKNPVKMAKAALKLAKGYMAARKVIKTLKPDVVVGFGGYPTVPPMLAARSLGVPTCLHEQNGVMGRANRFLGKGASAIAASFPILNGIEGLENKVTLTGNPVRPAVALAAETAYSPFGAEDTFRLVVFGGSQGARFFSEYMPGALGRLPQEIRERIALVQQCRPEDLMKVKVGYRELGLKAELAPFFSDMPAEIAKAHLVICRSGASSVSELAAIGRPSVLVPLPGTLDQDQHANAKVLEEAGGAWVLQQRGMRPNDISDLLEDLIANPERLTAAAEAARGQGKLDAADRLADLVEKLAGDTGVAK, from the coding sequence ATGACGAAAACTGTTTTGCTTACGGCAGGTGGAACCGGCGGTCATCTGTTTCCGGCTCAGGCTCTGGCCCATGCGTTGATCGCGCGCGGCTGGACTGTGCATCTGGCAACCGATGGGCGGGCGACGCGCTATGGGCAGGACTTTCCGGCTGAAAGCATTCAGATCATTCCTTCTGCGACGCCATCGGTGAAAAATCCGGTCAAGATGGCCAAGGCCGCGCTCAAGCTGGCCAAAGGCTATATGGCTGCGCGCAAGGTCATCAAGACGTTGAAGCCTGATGTCGTGGTCGGCTTTGGAGGATATCCCACCGTACCGCCAATGCTCGCGGCCCGTTCACTGGGCGTGCCGACCTGTCTGCATGAGCAGAATGGGGTTATGGGGCGGGCGAACCGCTTTCTGGGCAAAGGGGCTAGTGCAATTGCCGCAAGCTTTCCGATCCTCAATGGGATCGAAGGGCTAGAGAATAAAGTGACCTTGACGGGCAATCCGGTGCGGCCTGCCGTGGCGCTGGCCGCTGAAACGGCTTACTCGCCATTTGGTGCGGAAGACACGTTCCGGCTGGTGGTATTTGGCGGTTCGCAAGGCGCGCGCTTCTTTTCTGAATATATGCCCGGTGCTCTGGGGCGTTTGCCTCAGGAAATCCGCGAACGCATTGCCCTTGTTCAGCAATGCCGCCCTGAAGACCTGATGAAGGTCAAGGTCGGCTATCGTGAACTTGGGCTTAAGGCCGAGCTGGCGCCCTTCTTCTCTGATATGCCCGCCGAGATTGCCAAGGCGCATCTGGTAATTTGCCGCTCTGGGGCTTCGTCTGTGAGCGAGCTGGCGGCTATTGGTCGCCCTTCCGTTCTCGTGCCGCTGCCCGGTACGCTCGATCAGGATCAGCATGCCAACGCCAAGGTACTGGAAGAGGCCGGCGGTGCATGGGTCTTGCAACAGCGCGGTATGCGTCCGAATGATATTTCCGATTTGCTTGAAGATTTGATTGCCAATCCCGAAAGGCTCACTGCAGCAGCCGAGGCTGCGCGTGGGCAGGGCAAACTGGACGCAGCCGACAGGCTGGCGGATCTGGTGGAGAAGCTGGCAGGTGATACAGGAGTTGCCAAATGA
- the ftsW gene encoding putative lipid II flippase FtsW, translating to MLTEWWWTIDRPMLVALILLLFFGLVLSMAASPAIAMKLNLDAFHFVKRHAMFVPVALVIMIGVTFLSPRGARRLALFVLVCAFLGMVLTLLVGGSVKGAQRWISIAGFSLQPSEFMKPAFVVIVAWLFAENDRRPEIPGNLFSIVIFMIAVALLVAQPDIGQTVLLAMVWSGLFFMAGMPIFWIFLLMGLGVGGLTMAYFFVPHVTGRINRFLDPASGDTFQVDTAMDAIIRGGWLGVGPGEGTVKRTLPDSHTDFIFAVLAEEFGIIACMVLISVYLFIVVRALRLALQTQDLFKRLAISGLALLFGLQAVINIAVNLKLMPAKGMTLPFISYGGSSLLSVALTMGLLLALTRKRPEVGLEKRQFFKPYD from the coding sequence ATGCTGACAGAATGGTGGTGGACAATCGACCGCCCGATGCTTGTTGCGCTTATTCTGCTGTTGTTCTTCGGTCTGGTGCTGTCCATGGCGGCCAGTCCGGCCATTGCCATGAAGCTCAATCTTGATGCCTTCCATTTTGTCAAACGCCACGCGATGTTCGTTCCTGTGGCGCTGGTCATCATGATCGGGGTTACTTTCTTAAGTCCGCGAGGCGCAAGGAGGTTGGCACTGTTCGTGCTGGTCTGCGCATTTTTGGGAATGGTGCTGACACTTCTGGTGGGCGGTTCGGTGAAAGGGGCACAACGCTGGATTTCCATCGCCGGATTTTCCCTGCAGCCATCGGAATTCATGAAGCCGGCTTTCGTGGTGATCGTTGCGTGGCTGTTTGCCGAGAATGACCGCAGGCCCGAGATACCGGGAAACCTCTTTTCCATCGTCATCTTCATGATTGCCGTTGCGCTTCTGGTTGCCCAGCCTGATATCGGGCAGACTGTGCTGCTGGCCATGGTCTGGTCGGGTCTGTTCTTTATGGCAGGTATGCCGATTTTCTGGATCTTCCTTCTGATGGGTCTCGGGGTTGGCGGCTTGACGATGGCCTATTTCTTCGTGCCGCACGTAACCGGTCGTATCAACCGCTTTCTCGACCCTGCTTCAGGGGACACCTTTCAGGTGGATACGGCGATGGATGCGATTATCCGTGGTGGCTGGCTGGGGGTCGGTCCGGGTGAGGGGACGGTCAAGCGCACATTGCCTGACTCCCATACGGATTTTATCTTTGCTGTGCTGGCTGAGGAATTTGGCATCATCGCCTGCATGGTGTTGATTTCGGTGTATCTGTTTATCGTGGTGCGGGCCTTGCGGCTGGCGCTGCAAACGCAGGATCTGTTCAAGCGGCTTGCCATTTCCGGTCTTGCGCTGTTATTCGGGCTGCAGGCCGTCATCAATATTGCGGTGAACCTGAAGCTGATGCCTGCCAAGGGTATGACCTTGCCCTTCATATCCTATGGCGGGTCGTCGCTTCTCTCTGTCGCCCTGACTATGGGGCTGCTTTTGGCCCTAACGCGCAAGCGCCCCGAAGTGGGGCTGGAAAAAAGGCAGTTTTTCAAACCCTACGATTGA
- the murD gene encoding UDP-N-acetylmuramoyl-L-alanine--D-glutamate ligase, with the protein MIPITIFEGKKVAVFGLGGSGLVTLEALTAGGAEVFAYDDKEASRDKAALIEGVKICDLQTADWSDFAALVLAPGVQLTHPEPHWSVKKAQAAGVEVIGDIELFCRQRRASGIDAPFIAITGTNGKSTTTALISHLLSVEGLDVQMGGNIGTPILALEPIAPDRIYVIEVSSYQIDLAPSIDPSIGVLLNISADHLDRHGDLLNYARIKSRMVTAADLSVVALDDRLCANVASNLRLKGHPVVTISGFGNERAMVSAPDGVLQSMEGDFLFNLDQARALRGTHNAQNAAAAVAVARQLDLPPSVLVAGLKSFGGLEHRMEEVGAADGMLFINDSKATNADATSWALASFPKVHWILGGLPKAGGITSLVDYFDRIDHAYLIGKASEEFAATLSKHGVAFSFCGHMDVALERAVAASKEEVAKGNKAEQVILLSPACASFDQFPNFTTRGDVFREAVHQYLETGHVAVDPAHLVTQDTVSDTLVSEGH; encoded by the coding sequence ATGATCCCGATTACCATATTTGAAGGCAAAAAGGTTGCGGTATTCGGGCTCGGCGGAAGCGGGTTGGTTACGCTGGAAGCGTTGACGGCTGGCGGCGCAGAGGTCTTTGCCTATGATGACAAGGAAGCCAGTCGCGACAAAGCTGCCCTGATCGAGGGCGTCAAGATTTGCGATCTGCAAACGGCTGACTGGTCTGACTTTGCCGCGCTGGTGCTGGCTCCCGGTGTTCAGCTTACCCATCCCGAACCTCATTGGAGCGTTAAAAAGGCTCAGGCCGCTGGCGTTGAAGTTATCGGCGATATTGAGCTGTTCTGCCGACAGCGCAGGGCGAGCGGCATTGATGCGCCCTTTATTGCCATTACGGGAACCAACGGCAAGTCGACCACCACGGCGCTGATTTCCCATTTGCTCTCTGTTGAAGGGCTTGATGTGCAGATGGGCGGCAATATTGGCACGCCCATTCTGGCGCTTGAGCCCATCGCGCCGGATCGCATCTATGTGATCGAAGTTTCCTCCTATCAGATCGACCTTGCGCCAAGCATAGATCCGTCTATCGGGGTTCTGCTGAATATCTCTGCCGATCATCTGGATCGCCACGGGGATCTTCTCAATTATGCCCGCATCAAGAGCCGCATGGTCACGGCGGCTGATCTGTCTGTTGTGGCGCTGGATGACCGGCTCTGCGCCAATGTTGCCTCGAACCTGCGCTTGAAGGGGCATCCCGTCGTTACGATTTCCGGCTTTGGCAATGAACGCGCTATGGTTTCTGCGCCCGACGGTGTGCTGCAAAGCATGGAAGGGGATTTCCTTTTCAATCTGGATCAGGCACGCGCCTTGCGCGGCACGCATAATGCGCAGAATGCTGCGGCTGCTGTGGCTGTTGCACGCCAACTGGATCTGCCGCCTTCGGTGTTGGTGGCCGGGCTTAAGTCCTTCGGCGGGCTTGAGCATCGTATGGAAGAGGTTGGCGCTGCGGATGGGATGCTGTTCATCAACGATTCAAAGGCTACCAATGCGGATGCGACCTCATGGGCGCTGGCGTCTTTCCCCAAGGTGCACTGGATTTTGGGTGGTCTTCCGAAGGCGGGGGGTATCACTTCGCTGGTGGATTATTTCGATCGTATCGACCATGCCTATCTCATCGGTAAAGCCTCGGAAGAATTCGCCGCCACCCTTTCCAAGCACGGGGTTGCCTTCAGTTTTTGCGGGCATATGGATGTGGCATTGGAGCGTGCCGTGGCGGCCAGCAAGGAAGAGGTCGCCAAGGGCAACAAGGCAGAGCAGGTCATTTTGTTGTCACCTGCCTGTGCATCCTTTGACCAGTTCCCCAACTTCACGACGCGGGGCGATGTATTTCGCGAGGCTGTCCATCAGTATCTCGAAACAGGGCATGTCGCAGTAGATCCTGCGCATCTAGTTACTCAGGACACGGTTTCAGACACTCTGGTCAGTGAGGGGCATTGA
- the mraY gene encoding phospho-N-acetylmuramoyl-pentapeptide-transferase has translation MLMYLVEISDQISGFNVFRYLTFRTAGAIITALLFVFLFGPAIIRGLRVRQGKGQPIREDGPQSHLLTKKGTPTMGGLMILTGMIMATLLWANWANPYVWIVLFVTVGFALIGFYDDYLKVSRSSHKGFSSRLRLAIEAVIAGIACFAVAQLGEDAFSTSVTFPFFKDILLDLGWFFVPFGLFVIVGAGNAVNLTDGLDGLAIVPVMIASATFGVIAYLSGNEIFAEYLQIHYVPGTGELLVLCGAMVGAGLGFLWFNAPPAAIFMGDTGSLALGGMLGSISVVTKHELVLAIVGGLFVLEAVSVIIQVASFKLTGRRVFRMAPIHHHFEHKGWTEAQVVIRFWIIAVVLALIGLSTLKLR, from the coding sequence ATGCTGATGTATCTTGTCGAAATATCCGATCAGATTTCCGGATTCAACGTGTTCCGCTATCTCACGTTTCGAACCGCCGGTGCCATTATCACTGCGCTTTTGTTCGTGTTTCTGTTCGGTCCGGCCATTATTCGCGGTCTCAGGGTGCGTCAGGGTAAAGGGCAGCCCATTCGTGAGGATGGACCACAAAGCCACCTGTTGACGAAAAAGGGCACGCCGACCATGGGCGGTTTGATGATCCTTACGGGGATGATCATGGCGACCTTGCTTTGGGCAAACTGGGCCAATCCTTATGTCTGGATCGTGCTGTTCGTTACGGTCGGCTTTGCGCTGATCGGCTTTTATGATGACTATCTCAAGGTGTCCCGCTCTTCGCACAAGGGCTTTTCCAGTCGGCTGCGGCTGGCAATCGAGGCGGTGATCGCCGGTATTGCCTGCTTCGCAGTCGCCCAGCTTGGCGAGGATGCTTTCTCCACCTCGGTTACCTTCCCCTTCTTCAAGGATATCCTGCTGGATCTGGGGTGGTTCTTTGTTCCTTTCGGCCTGTTCGTCATTGTGGGGGCGGGCAATGCGGTCAACCTCACGGATGGCCTTGATGGTCTGGCCATTGTGCCGGTGATGATTGCCAGCGCCACCTTCGGTGTGATCGCCTATCTTTCCGGTAACGAGATTTTCGCCGAATATCTGCAGATCCACTATGTGCCGGGCACCGGTGAGTTGCTGGTGCTTTGCGGCGCCATGGTTGGGGCCGGGCTCGGCTTCCTGTGGTTCAATGCGCCTCCTGCAGCTATCTTCATGGGGGATACAGGTTCTCTGGCGCTTGGCGGTATGCTGGGCTCCATTTCCGTGGTCACCAAGCACGAGCTGGTGCTGGCCATTGTTGGCGGCCTGTTCGTTCTGGAAGCTGTGTCTGTAATCATTCAGGTGGCTTCCTTCAAGCTGACCGGGCGACGCGTTTTCCGTATGGCGCCAATCCATCACCATTTCGAGCATAAGGGATGGACTGAAGCCCAGGTGGTGATCCGCTTCTGGATCATTGCCGTTGTGCTGGCCCTGATTGGCCTGTCTACGCTCAAGTTGCGCTAA
- a CDS encoding UDP-N-acetylmuramoylalanyl-D-glutamyl-2,6-diaminopimelate--D-alanyl-D-alanine ligase — protein MTALWASGEFVEAIAPLGQPGSIDDVSGISIDSRTVSAGDAFFAIKGERFDGHAFARAALEAGAAVVVLEEAQKSDFSDLTERVLFVDDVLKALERLGCAARGRVSGKVIAITGSVGKTSTKDALWAALKPSGKVHAAVSSFNNHWGVPLTLARMPRDTEFGIFEVGMNHPGEIRHLIGMVQPDLAVITTIVAAHIGNFSSINDIAAAKAEIFEGVVPGGTALFNGDIAFADFLAERAKAEGVAHTYRFGRAADADVQLSAVDLQADGSDVSVDLFGKMVQCHVGAPGEHLAHNALAVLGAVFLVGGNVEAASEALAGHGASKGRGQRHTLPMEGGDLLLIDESYNANPSSVAAALAALGLITTSGRKIAVLGDMLELGDDSKAMHEDVFGPLLAADVDLVFLCGPEMAHLWEKVPMTRRGAYAKASADLISPVLAAVKAGDSVMVKGSLGSRMAPIVAALLEEFKK, from the coding sequence TTGACTGCACTTTGGGCATCGGGGGAATTTGTGGAGGCCATCGCGCCGCTCGGTCAGCCCGGGTCGATTGACGATGTTTCCGGCATTTCCATCGATAGCCGCACGGTGAGCGCTGGCGATGCCTTCTTCGCCATTAAGGGCGAGCGCTTTGATGGACATGCCTTTGCACGTGCGGCTCTGGAAGCTGGCGCCGCTGTCGTTGTGCTGGAAGAGGCACAAAAGAGCGATTTTTCAGATCTCACTGAACGGGTATTGTTCGTGGATGATGTGCTCAAGGCACTGGAGCGCCTTGGTTGCGCTGCTCGGGGCCGTGTGTCCGGCAAGGTGATCGCCATTACCGGCAGCGTGGGCAAAACGAGCACGAAAGACGCCCTGTGGGCAGCCTTGAAGCCGAGTGGCAAGGTGCATGCTGCCGTATCGTCCTTCAATAATCACTGGGGTGTTCCCCTCACGCTTGCGCGCATGCCGCGCGATACAGAATTCGGCATTTTTGAAGTGGGAATGAACCATCCCGGCGAGATCCGTCATTTGATCGGAATGGTGCAGCCGGACCTGGCTGTGATCACCACCATCGTTGCTGCGCATATTGGAAACTTTTCCAGCATCAATGACATTGCCGCAGCAAAGGCGGAGATATTCGAGGGCGTGGTTCCCGGTGGAACTGCGCTTTTTAACGGCGATATTGCCTTTGCTGACTTCCTTGCGGAACGGGCAAAGGCCGAGGGCGTTGCCCATACTTACCGCTTTGGACGGGCTGCTGACGCAGATGTTCAGCTTTCTGCGGTTGATCTTCAAGCCGATGGTTCAGATGTATCTGTTGATCTGTTTGGCAAGATGGTGCAGTGCCATGTCGGTGCTCCGGGTGAGCATTTGGCGCATAATGCGCTGGCTGTTCTGGGGGCTGTGTTTTTGGTGGGTGGCAATGTCGAGGCTGCGTCTGAAGCTCTGGCTGGCCATGGCGCCAGCAAGGGGCGCGGCCAGCGCCACACCCTTCCTATGGAAGGTGGCGACTTGCTTTTGATCGATGAAAGCTACAACGCCAACCCATCTTCTGTGGCCGCTGCCCTCGCTGCGCTGGGGCTGATAACGACATCCGGTCGCAAGATAGCCGTATTAGGCGATATGCTTGAGCTTGGTGACGACAGCAAGGCCATGCATGAAGATGTGTTTGGTCCTTTGTTGGCGGCAGATGTTGATCTCGTTTTTCTGTGTGGGCCGGAGATGGCCCATCTTTGGGAAAAAGTACCTATGACACGGCGTGGTGCCTATGCTAAAGCGTCGGCAGACCTGATTTCGCCTGTTCTTGCTGCTGTCAAAGCAGGGGATTCGGTCATGGTCAAAGGCTCCCTTGGCTCCAGAATGGCTCCGATTGTGGCGGCCCTGCTGGAAGAATTTAAGAAATAA